A section of the Humulus lupulus chromosome 2, drHumLupu1.1, whole genome shotgun sequence genome encodes:
- the LOC133816563 gene encoding protein EXPORTIN 1B-like yields MFNVQILKHDWPARWQSFIPDLVSAAKTSETICENCMAILKLLSEEVFDFSRGKMTQSKIKELKQSLNSEFQLIHELCLYVLSASQRTELIRATLSTLHAFLSWIPLGYIFESPLLETLLNFFPMPSYRNLTLQCLTEVAALNFGDFYNAQYVKMYTIFMKLLHTMIPLNTNIPEAYAIGSSEEQAFIQNLALFFTSFYKASFFLFSLYTFLILVFTTFCYIYISMAILLWL; encoded by the exons ATGTTTAATGTACAGATTTTGAAGCATGATTGGCCAGCAAGATGGCAAAGCTTTATTCCTGATCTTGTTTCAGCTGCTAAAACTAGTGAAACAATTTGTGAGAATTGCATGGCTATATTGaag CTTCTAAGTGAAGAGGTGTTTGATTTCTCAAGAGGAAAGATGACTCAAAGTAAGATAAAGGAGCTTAAACAATCATTGAACAG TGAATTTCAACTCATTCATGAGCTATGCTTATATGTACTATCAGCCTCTCAAAGAACTGAGCTTATACGTGCAACACTCTCCACATTGCACGCATTTCTCTCATGGATTCCCCTGGGATATATATTTGAGTCTCCATTG CTTGAAACGCTGCTGAATTTTTTCCCCATGCCATCGTATCGGAATCTCACTCTTCAGTGTTTGACAGAG GTTGCAGCACTTAATTTTGGAGATTTCTACAATGCCCAGTACGTTAAGATGTACACCATATTCATGAAACTGTTACAT ACCATGATTCCTCTTAATACAAACATTCCTGAGGCTTATGCAATTGGTTCTAGCGAAGAGCAG GCTTTTATTCAGAATTTGGCTTTGTTTTTCACTTCATTTTATAAGgcaagtttttttcttttttccctttataCTTTCTTGATCTTAGTATTTACCACGTTTTGTTATATTTATATCTCAATGGCCATCCTCTTATGGCTGTAA
- the LOC133816565 gene encoding large ribosomal subunit protein eL21x/eL21w-like has translation MPHKFYHGRTGRVWNITKRAIGVEVNKQVGNHIIKKRIHVRVEHVQPSRCTEEFRNRKLRNDKLKAEAKLKGEAISTKRQPEGPKPGFMVEGAQLETVTPIPYDVVNDLKEIFQESKIFGL, from the exons ATGCCCCACAAGTTCTACCATGGCCGAACTGGGCGTGTCTGGAACATCACCAAGCGCGCTATTGGCGTGGAGGTTAACAAGCAGGTTGGGAACCACATCATTAAGAAGAGGATTCATGTTCGTGTGGAGCATGTCCAGCCCTCTAGATGCACTGAGGAGTTCAGAAACAGAAAGTTAAGGAATGATAAGCTCAAGGCCGAGGCCAAGTTGAAGGGTGAGGCCATCAGCACCAAGAGGCAGCCAGAGGGTCCCAAGCCAGGTTTCATGGTCGAAGGAGCTCAGTTGGAAACTGTCACCCCCATTCCTTATGATGTTGTCAACGATCTCAAGG AAATATTCCAAGAGTCCAAGATTTTCGGTTTATGA